A region of Lacinutrix sp. Hel_I_90 DNA encodes the following proteins:
- a CDS encoding c-type cytochrome: MKKSYQSLEVNSIYNMKQVIHRKLGVTILHLSLIFLLAFSTSLSAQEGDAVLGKALFNTNCASCHKLNKKMTGPALANVETRLSEEEGLDREWIYKWIKNSKGMVDSGDSYAVKIYNEYDGTAMTAFPQLSDTDIDNILAYTAAAPPVDPCIADPKPGCPNYNDGTNPSGGGDSASNTLILGALALLFALLAGALVLVNKTLRRFADEKGVDIVEKSKGTPIWKAFAQNQFLVLVTAIFFLLAAGYFVYGYFMQVGVNQGYEPVQEIHYSHRIHAGDNGIDCKYCHSSARVSKHSGIPSLNICMNCHKSIYEVAESTATPEYSKAFYDGEIKKLYAAVGWDDAEQKYTGNTKPVKWTRIHNLPDFAYFNHSQHVTVAGVECQTCHGPVEEMEVMYQYAPLTMGWCINCHRETNVKVKDNAYYTKIHEQLSKKYGVEELTAAQMGGLECGKCHY, encoded by the coding sequence ATGAAAAAATCATACCAAAGTTTAGAAGTAAATTCAATATATAATATGAAACAGGTGATTCACCGCAAATTAGGCGTTACTATTCTTCATTTAAGCTTAATTTTTTTATTAGCGTTTTCTACTTCTCTTTCAGCTCAGGAAGGCGATGCCGTATTAGGTAAAGCTTTATTCAATACCAATTGTGCATCTTGTCATAAATTAAATAAAAAAATGACAGGTCCTGCATTAGCAAATGTTGAGACGCGTTTATCGGAAGAGGAAGGTTTAGATAGAGAATGGATCTACAAATGGATTAAGAATAGTAAAGGAATGGTAGATTCTGGAGATTCTTATGCCGTAAAGATTTATAATGAGTACGATGGTACTGCAATGACTGCGTTTCCGCAGCTTTCAGATACTGATATTGATAATATCTTAGCGTATACCGCTGCTGCTCCACCTGTGGATCCTTGTATTGCTGACCCAAAGCCAGGGTGTCCAAATTATAATGATGGAACAAATCCTTCTGGAGGAGGTGACAGCGCTTCAAATACCTTAATTCTAGGTGCGTTAGCATTATTATTTGCATTGTTAGCTGGTGCTTTAGTTTTAGTAAACAAAACACTGCGTCGATTTGCAGATGAAAAAGGGGTTGATATTGTTGAAAAGTCAAAAGGCACTCCAATTTGGAAAGCCTTTGCGCAAAACCAATTCTTAGTTTTGGTAACGGCTATATTTTTCTTATTAGCAGCAGGTTACTTTGTATATGGCTACTTTATGCAAGTTGGAGTAAATCAAGGCTACGAACCTGTACAGGAAATTCACTACTCGCATAGAATTCATGCTGGAGATAATGGTATAGATTGTAAATACTGTCACTCTTCTGCACGGGTATCAAAACACTCAGGAATTCCGTCACTAAATATCTGTATGAATTGTCATAAGTCAATTTATGAGGTAGCAGAGTCAACAGCTACGCCAGAATACAGTAAAGCGTTTTATGACGGTGAGATTAAGAAATTATATGCAGCCGTTGGTTGGGATGATGCAGAGCAGAAATACACAGGAAATACAAAGCCGGTTAAATGGACAAGAATTCATAACTTACCTGACTTTGCATATTTTAATCACTCACAACACGTTACTGTTGCAGGTGTTGAATGTCAAACCTGTCATGGTCCGGTAGAGGAAATGGAAGTGATGTATCAATATGCGCCATTAACAATGGGTTGGTGTATTAACTGTCACCGTGAAACAAATGTAAAAGTTAAAGACAACGCATACTACACTAAAATTCACGAGCAATTATCTAAGAAATATGGTGTTGAGGAATTAACAGCAGCTCAGATGGGTGGATTAGAATGTGGTAAGTGTCATTACTAA
- the infB gene encoding translation initiation factor IF-2 encodes MAETIRLNKVLRELNISLDRAVEFLDSKGVDIEKRPTTKISEETYKVLSDEFETDANKKVKSQAVSEAKLKEKEDLRLQREKELEAKQKADEAREAAKAEVVKATKTLSGPKQVGKIDLEGDKKPAKTEPKAPEPKTPEPKAEVKAEAETAKEAVKTEAKTEVKAEEKETPKAKTETPKEAAKTAEKETPKKAEEATGVPEENAPETVQTKYQKLSGPKIAGDKIDLSQFNKPKKKPVERKEDPNKRKRRRISKPGDNKPGAAGGNNRAGGNDRFKGKKPAPGQGRRNIVKEEPSEEDVKKQVRETLEKLQGKSSKGKGAKYRRDKRDQHREQTEIDQQIEAAESKILKVTEFVTASEVATMMDVSVTKIISACMSLGMMVTMNQRLDAETLTIVAEEFGYKVEFVTADIKESIAVVEDKPEDLVDRAPIVTVMGHVDHGKTSLLDYIRKENVIAGESGGITQHIGAYGVELDGGQKIAFLDTPGHEAFTAMRARGAQVTDIAIIVAAADDDIMPQTKEAIAHAQAAGVPIIFAINKIDKPDANPEKIKEGLAQMNLLVEDWGGKIQSHDISAKVGTGVKELLEKVLLEAELLELKANPNKAATGTVVEAFLDKGRGYVSTILVQAGTLKVGDYVLAGKNSGKIKAMHDERGNDVAEAGPSTPVSILGLDGAPQAGDKFNVFADEREAKQIATKRAQLQREQSVRTQRHITLDEIGRRIALGDFQELNIILKGDVDGSVEALTDSFQKLSTEEIHVNIIHKGVGAITESDVLLATASDAIIIGFNVRPVGNARQVADTEEIDIRTYSIIYDAINELKDAMEGMLSPELKEEITGTAEIREIFKVTKIGSIAGCMVMNGKIYRNSQIRLIRDGVVVYTGVLDSLKRFKDDVKEVGKGYDCGMQIKNYNDIKEGDVIEAFHEVEVKKKLK; translated from the coding sequence ATGGCTGAAACGATTAGATTAAATAAAGTACTACGTGAGCTTAACATCTCTCTGGATCGTGCTGTAGAATTTTTAGATTCTAAAGGTGTCGATATCGAGAAGCGTCCGACGACGAAAATATCTGAAGAAACCTATAAGGTGCTTTCAGATGAGTTCGAGACCGATGCAAACAAAAAAGTCAAGTCGCAAGCAGTAAGTGAAGCAAAGCTTAAAGAAAAGGAAGATTTAAGACTTCAACGTGAAAAAGAGTTAGAGGCAAAACAAAAAGCAGATGAGGCAAGAGAAGCCGCTAAAGCTGAAGTTGTCAAGGCTACTAAAACTTTGTCAGGACCTAAGCAAGTGGGTAAAATAGATTTAGAAGGTGATAAGAAGCCGGCTAAAACAGAACCCAAAGCCCCAGAGCCTAAAACTCCAGAGCCTAAAGCTGAAGTTAAGGCTGAGGCTGAAACTGCAAAAGAAGCGGTGAAAACTGAGGCGAAAACTGAAGTAAAAGCGGAAGAGAAAGAAACGCCTAAAGCGAAAACTGAGACGCCTAAGGAAGCAGCTAAAACTGCTGAAAAAGAGACTCCGAAAAAAGCCGAAGAAGCAACTGGGGTACCTGAAGAGAATGCACCAGAAACGGTTCAGACTAAATATCAAAAATTATCAGGGCCTAAAATTGCAGGTGATAAAATTGATTTATCACAATTCAATAAGCCTAAGAAAAAACCAGTAGAGCGAAAAGAAGACCCTAACAAGAGAAAGCGTCGTCGTATTTCTAAACCAGGCGATAATAAGCCAGGGGCTGCAGGAGGAAATAACAGAGCAGGCGGAAATGACCGCTTTAAAGGTAAAAAACCGGCGCCAGGTCAAGGCCGTCGTAATATAGTAAAAGAAGAGCCTAGTGAGGAAGATGTAAAAAAACAAGTAAGAGAAACACTTGAAAAATTACAGGGGAAATCAAGCAAGGGAAAAGGCGCTAAATATAGAAGAGATAAAAGAGATCAACACAGAGAACAAACTGAAATTGATCAACAAATAGAAGCAGCAGAAAGCAAAATCCTTAAAGTAACAGAGTTTGTTACAGCAAGTGAAGTTGCAACGATGATGGATGTTAGTGTAACTAAAATTATCTCGGCCTGTATGTCTTTAGGTATGATGGTAACAATGAATCAGCGTTTAGATGCGGAGACACTAACCATTGTAGCAGAAGAATTTGGTTATAAAGTAGAATTTGTTACGGCAGATATTAAAGAATCAATAGCTGTTGTAGAAGATAAGCCTGAAGATTTAGTAGATCGTGCGCCTATAGTAACAGTAATGGGACATGTAGATCACGGTAAAACATCGCTCTTAGATTACATTCGTAAAGAAAATGTAATTGCTGGAGAATCAGGAGGTATTACACAGCACATAGGGGCTTATGGTGTGGAGCTGGATGGCGGACAAAAAATTGCTTTCCTAGATACACCAGGTCACGAGGCTTTTACAGCCATGCGTGCTCGTGGTGCTCAAGTCACTGATATTGCTATTATTGTAGCAGCAGCAGATGACGATATCATGCCGCAAACAAAAGAAGCTATTGCTCATGCACAAGCTGCAGGTGTGCCTATTATTTTTGCAATCAATAAGATTGATAAGCCAGATGCTAATCCAGAAAAAATTAAAGAAGGGTTAGCGCAAATGAATTTATTAGTTGAAGATTGGGGTGGGAAAATTCAGTCTCATGACATATCGGCGAAAGTAGGTACGGGCGTAAAAGAATTATTAGAAAAAGTATTGTTGGAAGCTGAATTATTAGAGCTGAAAGCAAATCCAAATAAAGCTGCAACAGGAACCGTAGTAGAAGCCTTTTTAGATAAAGGTCGTGGCTATGTTTCGACAATATTAGTGCAGGCGGGAACATTAAAAGTGGGTGATTATGTTTTAGCTGGTAAAAACAGTGGAAAAATAAAAGCCATGCACGATGAGCGTGGAAATGATGTTGCTGAAGCCGGCCCGTCAACACCAGTCTCTATTTTAGGTTTAGATGGTGCGCCTCAGGCAGGTGATAAATTTAATGTCTTTGCCGATGAGCGCGAAGCGAAACAAATCGCTACTAAACGGGCACAATTACAACGTGAACAATCGGTAAGAACACAACGTCATATCACATTAGATGAGATTGGTCGTCGTATTGCTTTAGGGGACTTCCAGGAATTAAATATCATCCTTAAAGGGGATGTTGATGGTTCTGTTGAAGCATTAACAGATTCGTTCCAGAAATTATCTACCGAAGAAATTCATGTCAATATCATTCATAAAGGTGTTGGTGCAATTACAGAAAGTGATGTGTTGCTAGCAACAGCATCTGATGCGATTATTATTGGATTTAATGTACGTCCGGTTGGAAATGCCAGACAGGTTGCAGATACCGAAGAAATCGACATTAGAACTTACTCAATTATCTACGATGCCATAAACGAGCTTAAAGACGCTATGGAAGGCATGTTGTCTCCAGAACTGAAAGAAGAAATTACGGGTACTGCAGAAATTAGAGAAATCTTTAAAGTAACTAAGATAGGTAGTATTGCTGGTTGTATGGTAATGAACGGTAAAATCTATAGAAACTCTCAAATACGTTTAATTAGAGACGGCGTGGTGGTCTATACAGGAGTATTAGACTCTTTAAAACGTTTTAAAGACGATGTAAAAGAGGTTGGAAAAGGATACGATTGTGGTATGCAAATTAAAAACTACAATGACATTAAAGAAGGCGATGTAATTGAAGCATTCCATGAGGTTGAAGTTAAAAAGAAATTAAAATAA
- the nusA gene encoding transcription termination factor NusA, whose product MENLALIDSFSEFKDDKLIDRVTLMAILEDVFRSALKKKFGDDDNFDIIINPDKGDLEIWRNRVVVADGEVEEPNQEISLSAARKIEPDFEVGEDVSQEVKLIDLGRRAILALRQNLISKIHEHDNTNIFKQFKDLEGDLYTAEVHHIRHRAVILLDDEGNEIILPKDKQIPSDFFRKGDNVRGIIDSVELKGNKPTIIMSRTSPKFLEKLFEAEIPEVFDGLITIKNVVRIPGEKAKVAVDSYDDRIDPVGACVGVKGSRIHGIVRELGNENIDVINYTSNLQLYITRALSPARVTSIKIDEENKRAEAILKPEEVSKAIGRGGHNIRLAGQLTGYEIDVFREGAEEDVELREFSDEIEDWVIAEFSKAGLDTAKSILEQDVEDLVKRTDLEEETILDVLRILKEEFED is encoded by the coding sequence ATGGAAAATTTAGCCTTAATTGATTCTTTTTCAGAATTTAAAGACGACAAACTAATTGATCGTGTAACGTTAATGGCGATACTGGAAGATGTTTTTAGAAGCGCATTAAAAAAGAAGTTTGGAGATGACGATAACTTCGATATTATTATAAATCCAGATAAAGGCGATTTAGAAATTTGGAGAAATAGAGTGGTGGTTGCAGATGGTGAAGTAGAAGAGCCAAACCAAGAGATTTCTTTATCGGCAGCACGTAAGATTGAGCCTGATTTTGAGGTTGGAGAGGATGTTTCTCAAGAGGTAAAGTTAATAGATTTAGGGCGTCGCGCTATTTTAGCATTACGTCAGAATTTGATTTCAAAAATACACGAGCATGATAATACGAATATCTTTAAGCAATTTAAAGATTTAGAAGGCGATTTATATACCGCTGAAGTACACCATATTCGTCACAGAGCTGTCATTTTATTAGATGATGAAGGTAATGAAATCATTTTACCAAAAGACAAACAGATTCCTTCAGATTTTTTCCGTAAAGGAGATAATGTAAGAGGCATTATTGATAGTGTAGAATTAAAAGGAAATAAGCCAACGATTATCATGTCGCGTACGTCTCCTAAATTCTTAGAAAAATTATTTGAAGCTGAAATTCCAGAGGTGTTTGATGGACTAATTACCATTAAAAACGTGGTTAGAATTCCAGGTGAAAAAGCTAAAGTAGCAGTAGATTCTTATGATGACAGAATTGACCCTGTTGGTGCTTGTGTTGGTGTGAAAGGGTCTAGAATTCATGGCATTGTTCGTGAATTAGGAAACGAAAATATCGACGTTATAAATTACACCAGCAATCTTCAGTTATACATCACCAGGGCTTTAAGTCCAGCGCGGGTGACGTCAATTAAAATTGATGAAGAGAATAAGCGTGCCGAAGCCATTTTAAAGCCAGAAGAGGTTAGTAAAGCAATTGGTAGAGGGGGGCATAATATTCGTTTAGCTGGTCAATTAACCGGTTATGAAATTGATGTGTTTAGAGAGGGAGCAGAAGAAGATGTAGAATTAAGAGAATTCTCTGATGAAATCGAAGATTGGGTTATCGCAGAATTTAGTAAAGCTGGTTTAGATACTGCAAAGAGTATTTTAGAGCAGGACGTTGAAGATTTAGTAAAAAGAACAGACCTAGAAGAGGAAACAATTTTAGATGTTCTTAGAATTCTTAAGGAAGAGTTCGAAGATTAA
- the rimP gene encoding ribosome assembly cofactor RimP, translating to MFNTTVKNLLNDALEERTDLFLIDLTIGGDNAINVIIDGDKGVTVEDCMFISRAIENNLDREEVDFSLEVASAGAAAPLTLPRQFKKNVGRTIAVKTQAETIEADLIDANEESINLEWKVRTPKPVGKGKVTVQKKATVAYNDIVEAKVMIKF from the coding sequence ATGTTTAATACTACAGTTAAAAACTTGCTTAATGATGCTCTGGAAGAAAGAACCGATTTGTTTTTAATCGATTTGACTATTGGAGGTGATAACGCTATAAATGTCATCATTGATGGTGATAAAGGAGTTACCGTAGAAGATTGCATGTTTATTAGTAGAGCTATTGAGAATAATCTTGACAGAGAAGAAGTGGATTTTTCTTTAGAAGTAGCATCGGCGGGTGCGGCTGCCCCTTTAACGTTGCCAAGACAATTTAAAAAGAATGTTGGCCGAACTATAGCGGTAAAAACACAAGCAGAAACTATAGAAGCAGATTTAATTGATGCAAACGAGGAAAGTATAAATTTAGAATGGAAAGTAAGAACGCCTAAGCCTGTAGGAAAAGGTAAAGTAACTGTTCAAAAAAAAGCAACTGTTGCTTACAACGATATTGTAGAAGCAAAAGTGATGATAAAATTTTAA
- a CDS encoding universal stress protein: protein MKKILVPTDFSNEAENAIKVAAQLAEKHNYELILLHMLDLPLMQLNAGSTPTDLPEAVYFMKLAHKQFKEIMTKPYLEKVTVTEMVDFHDINTGVLEVSKKHNIDLIVMGSHGATGLKEMFIGSNAEKVVRTSEIPVLVIKNEHINFNIEEFVFASDFENDNRETFIQATKLAETFNAKIHLLMVNTVSNFTTTASAKVKIQEFIAGTNFTNYTINIYNDDSVEKGILNFSHIINADLIGISTHGRQGIAHFLNGSLSEDLVNHANRPVITFKI, encoded by the coding sequence ATGAAAAAAATTCTTGTTCCTACAGACTTTTCAAATGAAGCAGAAAACGCTATAAAAGTAGCTGCTCAATTAGCCGAAAAACACAACTATGAACTCATTTTACTACATATGCTAGACCTGCCATTAATGCAACTAAATGCTGGCAGCACTCCTACCGATCTACCTGAAGCGGTTTACTTTATGAAACTTGCACACAAACAGTTTAAAGAAATTATGACCAAGCCCTATTTGGAAAAAGTAACGGTAACTGAAATGGTGGATTTTCATGATATTAACACTGGCGTTTTGGAGGTTAGCAAGAAACATAACATCGATTTAATTGTGATGGGCTCACACGGGGCAACTGGATTAAAAGAAATGTTTATTGGCTCAAATGCTGAAAAAGTTGTAAGAACTTCTGAAATACCCGTACTGGTTATTAAAAATGAACATATAAACTTTAATATTGAAGAATTTGTATTTGCTTCAGATTTTGAAAATGACAATCGTGAAACTTTTATACAAGCCACTAAATTAGCTGAGACTTTTAATGCTAAAATTCATCTTCTCATGGTAAATACAGTTTCTAATTTTACCACAACAGCATCAGCAAAAGTTAAAATTCAGGAGTTTATTGCGGGAACTAATTTCACTAATTACACGATAAACATCTACAATGATGATTCAGTAGAAAAAGGCATACTCAATTTTTCACACATTATTAATGCGGATTTAATTGGTATTAGCACTCATGGCAGACAAGGTATTGCGCATTTTCTAAACGGTAGTTTAAGCGAAGATCTTGTAAATCACGCCAATAGACCTGTAATCACCTTTAAAATATAA
- a CDS encoding protein O-mannosyl-transferase family gives MTSFNFKKWNNLLGWFAFLIALITYSLTVEPTVSYWDSGEYILTSAKLQVGHPPGAPLFQMLGAFFSTFAIESQYVGLMLNMVSAVCSAFAILFMFWSISLLLQKVIGDETYTGAKAQAILGSALVGSLAFTFTDSFWFNAVETEVYAMATLIMAILFYLGLRWEREMHLPRGNRWLILIAFVIGLSFGVHFMGLLTIPAIGLIYYFKHYKQVTVLNFIVANIVSVAVLLFVFKLLAPNILRFFSALEIFFVNSIGLPFNSGSIIAGILLVALIYFSLKYTKDKGYKHINTGILCLTFVIIGFSTWIMLPIRANANVVINENNPSSARELLAYYNLEQYPETHLFYGALFTDDYAPLNADKEEAYIDDKPKYEKDEKSGKYIVVNDYKNARQNANNDHKAILPRMWSRENAEKYMMFSGFLDYNLREEFIIDPFTEKKIATFISKYQNSELSENEYDRFMAEYGDKLNTYLSESVQKDIAFINQYKNEVAQGNVDYEGYHNFLKRYGQEYLDVEKPSLASNIVYMFQYQLGYMYWRYFMWNFTGRQDDIQGEYNNHGNWISGIPFIDEMHLGQTQNNLPSDVKNNKARNTYYFFPLILGLIGLFFLFNKDKKTFWVLLVFFLFTGVAIQVYTNVRPFEPRERDYSVVGSFYVFAIWIGFSVYAIFDLMKNKIKTPLLPTAITLVCLLIAPLILAVNNWDDHDRSGKYTARSMAKKYLDSCAENAILFSIGDNDTFALWYAQEIEGYRTDVRVVNTSLFQTDWYIDQMKRKAYESDPIPSQLTHDQYKFGTRDYIMKRTYYMDPKTEEPKPTFPRDTLLISDFMDFVSSDNPKTKFKYILKLQDEDPDRYPTQLQNTNYFPVENIRIPVNKENALKYGLVKPEDADKIVEHIDIKIKENAIYKQRLLMLDIVANNDWIRPIYFTGGAFGDDDYIWMKDYLQLDGMTYKLVPIRTPTDRANPFDMGRVDSELMYNKVKNWDWGNSGSDAIYHDPETRKNAISYRGNLARLIETLINEKKLDKAEEIADIAMENMPVDKFGYYTLLEPYISAYYETGAKDKARQLFKKVSVKYQEKLKYYHGLTEVNQMKYGQEIYNDIEQYKALIMVLARYDEEFAEKEFMTFNNYQKMFLSLFGGEAEAPKQQDKDLERAVEEIIKENIKDSIQDSIVPVDIIED, from the coding sequence ATGACATCATTCAACTTTAAAAAATGGAATAACCTCTTAGGTTGGTTCGCTTTTTTAATTGCTTTAATCACCTATAGTTTAACTGTAGAGCCAACCGTAAGTTATTGGGATTCTGGCGAATACATACTCACCTCCGCAAAGCTTCAAGTGGGACACCCTCCTGGAGCGCCATTGTTTCAAATGCTAGGTGCCTTCTTTTCAACTTTTGCCATAGAATCACAATATGTTGGTTTAATGTTAAATATGGTAAGTGCTGTTTGTAGTGCCTTTGCTATTTTATTTATGTTTTGGAGTATTTCATTATTACTTCAAAAAGTTATTGGAGATGAAACTTATACTGGAGCTAAAGCTCAGGCTATTTTAGGCAGTGCATTGGTTGGGAGCTTAGCCTTTACCTTTACCGATTCTTTCTGGTTTAACGCCGTAGAGACCGAAGTATACGCCATGGCCACACTTATTATGGCTATTCTTTTCTATCTGGGATTACGTTGGGAACGCGAGATGCATTTACCACGTGGCAACCGTTGGTTAATTTTAATTGCCTTCGTTATAGGCCTCTCATTTGGTGTTCACTTTATGGGGTTATTAACCATTCCTGCCATTGGACTAATCTATTATTTTAAACATTATAAACAAGTTACCGTCCTAAACTTCATCGTAGCAAATATTGTTTCAGTTGCTGTTTTATTATTTGTTTTTAAATTATTAGCCCCTAATATTCTGAGATTTTTTAGTGCCTTAGAGATTTTCTTTGTCAATAGTATTGGCTTGCCTTTTAATTCAGGATCTATTATCGCTGGTATTTTGTTGGTGGCGCTTATATACTTCAGTTTGAAATACACCAAAGACAAAGGCTATAAGCATATTAATACTGGTATCTTATGTTTAACTTTTGTGATTATTGGCTTTTCGACATGGATTATGCTGCCTATTCGTGCGAACGCCAATGTCGTTATTAATGAAAACAATCCTTCTAGTGCGAGAGAGCTACTAGCCTACTATAATCTAGAGCAATATCCAGAAACGCATCTCTTTTACGGTGCCTTATTTACAGATGACTATGCCCCTTTAAATGCTGATAAAGAAGAAGCTTATATTGACGACAAACCCAAATATGAAAAAGATGAGAAGTCTGGTAAATATATAGTGGTTAACGATTATAAGAATGCGCGACAAAACGCAAATAACGATCATAAAGCTATTTTACCAAGAATGTGGAGTCGTGAAAATGCTGAAAAATACATGATGTTTTCAGGCTTTTTAGATTATAATTTACGAGAGGAATTTATTATTGATCCTTTTACAGAAAAGAAAATAGCAACGTTTATCTCCAAATACCAGAACAGCGAATTAAGCGAAAACGAGTACGATCGTTTTATGGCGGAGTATGGTGATAAATTAAACACGTATTTAAGCGAAAGTGTTCAAAAAGACATCGCCTTTATTAACCAATATAAAAATGAAGTTGCCCAAGGTAATGTAGATTATGAAGGCTATCACAACTTCTTAAAACGCTACGGACAAGAATACTTAGACGTTGAAAAACCCTCATTAGCAAGTAACATCGTTTACATGTTCCAGTATCAGCTAGGTTATATGTACTGGCGTTATTTTATGTGGAACTTTACTGGAAGACAAGATGATATTCAAGGTGAATACAATAATCACGGTAACTGGATTAGTGGGATACCATTTATTGATGAAATGCATTTAGGGCAAACCCAAAACAATTTACCTAGTGATGTAAAAAACAATAAAGCGCGGAATACTTATTATTTCTTTCCGCTTATTTTAGGCCTTATTGGCTTATTCTTTCTATTCAATAAAGACAAAAAAACATTTTGGGTGTTGCTGGTGTTCTTCTTGTTTACAGGAGTCGCTATTCAAGTGTATACTAACGTCAGACCTTTTGAACCTCGCGAACGTGACTACTCAGTCGTTGGTTCGTTTTATGTCTTTGCCATTTGGATTGGGTTTAGTGTCTATGCTATTTTTGACTTGATGAAGAATAAGATAAAAACACCTTTACTGCCAACAGCAATTACTTTGGTTTGTTTATTGATTGCGCCACTAATTTTAGCCGTAAACAATTGGGACGACCATGACCGCTCTGGTAAATATACTGCCAGGTCTATGGCGAAAAAATATCTTGATTCCTGTGCAGAAAACGCCATTTTATTTTCTATTGGTGATAACGACACCTTTGCATTATGGTATGCTCAGGAAATAGAAGGCTATCGTACAGATGTGCGTGTGGTAAACACAAGCTTGTTTCAAACCGATTGGTATATCGATCAAATGAAACGGAAGGCTTATGAAAGCGACCCAATACCATCACAATTAACTCATGATCAATACAAGTTTGGTACGCGAGATTATATTATGAAACGTACCTACTATATGGATCCAAAAACGGAAGAGCCAAAACCTACTTTTCCTAGAGATACCTTACTCATAAGTGACTTTATGGATTTTGTATCTAGCGACAATCCAAAAACGAAATTTAAATATATTTTAAAATTACAAGATGAGGACCCAGACAGGTATCCAACACAATTACAGAATACCAACTATTTTCCTGTGGAAAACATTCGCATTCCTGTTAATAAAGAAAATGCTTTAAAATATGGTCTAGTAAAGCCTGAAGACGCAGATAAAATCGTAGAGCATATTGATATAAAAATTAAAGAAAATGCCATTTATAAACAGCGTTTATTAATGCTTGATATTGTCGCAAACAACGATTGGATACGTCCAATTTATTTTACTGGTGGTGCCTTTGGTGACGACGATTATATCTGGATGAAAGATTACCTTCAATTAGATGGAATGACCTACAAACTAGTCCCTATAAGAACACCAACCGATCGCGCCAACCCTTTTGATATGGGACGCGTAGATAGTGAGTTGATGTATAATAAAGTAAAAAACTGGGATTGGGGAAATAGCGGTAGTGACGCTATTTATCACGATCCAGAAACCCGTAAAAATGCGATCAGTTACAGAGGCAATTTAGCGCGATTAATAGAAACCTTAATCAACGAGAAGAAACTGGACAAAGCTGAAGAGATCGCAGATATTGCCATGGAAAACATGCCTGTAGATAAGTTTGGATATTATACTTTATTAGAGCCTTATATTAGTGCCTATTACGAAACTGGCGCAAAGGATAAAGCAAGACAATTATTTAAGAAGGTTTCTGTTAAATACCAAGAAAAACTAAAATATTATCACGGTTTAACTGAAGTAAACCAAATGAAATACGGACAAGAAATCTATAATGATATTGAGCAGTACAAAGCATTAATCATGGTGCTTGCAAGATATGATGAAGAGTTCGCCGAAAAGGAGTTTATGACCTTTAATAATTATCAGAAAATGTTCTTATCACTTTTTGGTGGTGAAGCAGAAGCGCCCAAACAGCAAGACAAGGATTTGGAGCGTGCCGTGGAAGAAATTATTAAAGAAAATATAAAAGACAGTATTCAGGACAGTATAGTTCCTGTAGATATTATTGAAGACTAA
- a CDS encoding polysaccharide deacetylase family protein, which produces MRFAPVKIPQLVKRIFPNYVWDFSSKDKVIYLTFDDGPTPEITLWTLNTLKKYNAKATFFCIGNNVKKHPELFKAILADNHSIGNHTCDHLKGWKTTTEVYLENVKLAHDIITTQLENSQIELRLFRPPFGQIKSSQGDALLKLGYTIIMWSVITFDWEQEITKAQCLKNAISKTEKGDIVVFHDSIKASKNMMYTLPKFLDYFSKKGYRFKAIEA; this is translated from the coding sequence ATGCGGTTTGCTCCTGTTAAAATACCACAACTTGTAAAACGAATTTTCCCAAACTATGTTTGGGATTTTTCGTCTAAAGACAAGGTGATTTATCTTACCTTTGATGATGGCCCGACTCCGGAAATCACACTATGGACTTTAAACACACTTAAAAAATACAATGCGAAAGCTACTTTTTTTTGCATAGGTAATAATGTAAAAAAACACCCTGAACTATTTAAAGCTATTTTAGCAGATAATCACAGTATTGGTAACCACACTTGCGACCATTTAAAAGGTTGGAAGACTACAACAGAAGTCTATCTGGAGAATGTCAAGCTAGCGCATGATATCATCACAACCCAATTAGAAAATAGCCAAATCGAGCTTCGCTTATTCAGACCACCTTTTGGACAAATAAAAAGCAGCCAAGGGGATGCTTTACTAAAACTAGGGTATACAATAATCATGTGGAGTGTAATTACATTCGACTGGGAACAGGAAATAACCAAGGCGCAATGTCTTAAAAACGCGATTTCAAAAACTGAAAAAGGAGATATCGTCGTCTTTCACGACAGCATTAAAGCCTCAAAAAATATGATGTACACGCTACCTAAGTTCTTGGACTATTTTAGTAAAAAAGGGTATCGTTTTAAAGCTATTGAAGCTTAA